From a single Sphingosinicellaceae bacterium genomic region:
- a CDS encoding AsmA family protein has translation MASSPLATGVRRNPVHSVASTILAILATLFGLFVLAYVVLFVTKGRFLKHPFENYASKYADRPVRVAGDFQFYLNPHIKFYAEGLSVANPTWAHDRQLFTARRIDSEVGLWDLIRGERRVRYLDLDGGTVGAEIDAQGRNTWTFASDEPFKMPAIDRASITGTTAHFIDARNRADVNVRFGDVSASNPVDNGKVRVAGPLTFVGDGTALGAPFVVNGALTTPNAAMGGGRVGLKLHGEAAATVIDAEGTLPGVTRFDGADMRFNIVSQNVSLPLKLAGKTGPAIPVKLTGSMTPVTQGDYSGQSKLDLHADAADTHVDASGVLPRSNELDGTSIQVAVRGRNLQTAFKLFGLVSPATRPYRLSAKFIKDGKVYRFRDMNGRIGGSDIAGSMVADITGTKPLLTGDLHTKVLDILDVGPLIGYSPAAIDAKGVKAVIRTVAGTPRVIPDAPLAIEQLKAFDANIKYSAATIRTGNVKLANLKLALTLKDSDLHLTPIAFDIIGGRLTADIDLDASVRPVVTAYDIRMSRVPLGQLLTSFDVEKSGTTASVFGRVQLKGYGDTMRESLATSNGRIALVFPAGTLWVRNIELGKLDLQNYITAGLIKKLKKPQEIRCGVVAFTVKDGIAAADPVLFDTRRANFRGRGSFSFKNESLDLSIRGDSKEFSLVSGQSPVGIGGYFAAPAIHPISKQLIARAGVGVGLGLATGGIGALLAFVDIGDAKNSNCAAVEAAAPAAVVDAAPHDPKVKKKR, from the coding sequence ATGGCTAGCTCACCCCTCGCGACCGGTGTCCGGCGCAACCCCGTTCACAGCGTCGCCAGCACGATCCTCGCAATCTTGGCGACTTTGTTCGGATTGTTCGTGCTCGCCTATGTCGTGCTGTTCGTCACCAAGGGGCGCTTCCTCAAACACCCGTTCGAGAACTACGCGAGCAAGTACGCCGACCGGCCGGTGCGAGTGGCGGGCGACTTCCAGTTCTACCTGAACCCCCATATCAAATTCTACGCGGAGGGGCTGAGCGTCGCGAACCCGACATGGGCGCACGACCGGCAGCTGTTCACGGCGCGCCGCATCGACAGCGAGGTCGGCCTGTGGGACCTGATCCGCGGCGAGCGCCGGGTGCGCTATCTCGACCTCGACGGCGGCACGGTCGGTGCCGAGATCGACGCACAGGGCCGCAACACCTGGACCTTCGCCAGCGACGAGCCCTTCAAGATGCCCGCGATCGACCGCGCCTCGATCACCGGCACGACCGCGCATTTCATCGACGCGCGCAACCGCGCCGACGTCAACGTCCGCTTCGGTGATGTCTCGGCCTCGAACCCGGTAGACAACGGCAAGGTGCGGGTCGCCGGTCCGCTGACGTTCGTCGGTGACGGCACCGCGCTCGGTGCGCCGTTCGTCGTCAACGGCGCGCTGACGACACCGAACGCCGCGATGGGCGGGGGCCGTGTCGGCCTCAAGCTCCACGGCGAGGCCGCCGCAACCGTGATCGATGCCGAGGGTACGCTGCCCGGTGTGACGCGCTTTGACGGTGCCGACATGCGTTTCAACATCGTCAGCCAGAACGTCTCGCTGCCGTTGAAGCTGGCTGGTAAAACCGGCCCGGCAATTCCCGTGAAGCTGACCGGTTCGATGACGCCGGTGACCCAAGGTGATTATTCTGGCCAGTCGAAGCTCGACCTCCACGCCGATGCAGCCGACACGCACGTCGACGCGTCAGGCGTGCTGCCGCGGAGCAACGAGCTCGACGGCACCTCGATCCAGGTCGCGGTGCGCGGCCGCAACCTGCAGACCGCGTTCAAGCTGTTCGGCCTCGTCAGCCCCGCGACGCGCCCCTATCGGCTGTCGGCGAAATTCATCAAGGACGGCAAGGTCTATCGCTTCCGCGACATGAACGGCCGCATCGGCGGGTCCGATATCGCGGGTAGCATGGTCGCGGACATCACCGGCACGAAGCCGCTGCTGACCGGTGACCTGCACACCAAGGTCCTCGACATCCTCGATGTCGGGCCGCTGATCGGCTATTCGCCCGCCGCGATCGACGCAAAGGGCGTAAAAGCGGTGATCCGCACTGTTGCCGGTACGCCGCGGGTGATCCCCGACGCGCCGCTGGCGATCGAGCAGCTCAAGGCCTTCGACGCCAACATCAAATACAGCGCCGCGACGATCCGCACCGGCAACGTCAAGCTAGCCAATCTCAAGCTCGCGCTCACTCTGAAGGACAGCGACCTCCACCTGACGCCGATCGCCTTCGATATCATCGGCGGGCGGCTGACGGCGGACATCGACCTCGATGCCAGTGTCAGGCCGGTCGTCACCGCTTACGACATCCGCATGAGCCGGGTGCCGCTCGGCCAGCTGCTGACCTCCTTCGACGTCGAGAAGAGCGGCACTACCGCAAGCGTCTTCGGGCGCGTCCAGCTCAAGGGCTACGGCGACACGATGCGGGAATCGCTGGCCACCTCGAACGGTCGCATCGCGCTGGTCTTCCCGGCGGGGACATTGTGGGTGCGCAACATCGAGCTCGGCAAGCTCGACCTGCAGAACTACATCACCGCTGGGCTCATCAAGAAACTCAAGAAGCCCCAGGAAATCCGCTGCGGCGTCGTCGCGTTCACCGTCAAGGATGGCATCGCCGCTGCCGACCCGGTGCTGTTCGATACCCGGCGCGCCAACTTCCGCGGCCGCGGCAGCTTCAGCTTCAAGAACGAATCGCTCGATCTTTCCATACGGGGCGATTCGAAGGAGTTCAGCCTGGTCTCCGGGCAGTCACCAGTCGGCATCGGCGGTTATTTCGCCGCACCCGCGATCCATCCGATCTCCAAGCAGCTGATCGCCCGGGCGGGCGTCGGCGTCGGGCTGGGCCTTGCGACCGGCGGCATCGGTGCGCTGCTCGCCTTCGTCGACATCGGCGACGCCAAGAACAGCAATTGCGCGGCGGTCGAGGCGGCCGCGCCGGCAGCGGTGGTCGACGCCGCTCCACATGATCCGAAGGTGAAGAAGAAGCGTTAA
- a CDS encoding lytic transglycosylase domain-containing protein: MAISAIDTSAVISGIKLAAAQTGVDFDYLLAEATVESGLDPAAAAPTSSARGLYQFTSGTWLDTVRKHGAEHGLGWAADALKAGADPTTRAAILDLRRDPGASASMAAALASDNGKSLEHRPGRAAGATDLYLAHFLGAGGAARFLKARDADPAASASGAVLPAAAHANAGVFTAKGGRERSLAEVYDRFSAKLGATSSNPIVARAEPQTTGNPVPRTGNFMPVDATRAARTAYLLLAEFGA; this comes from the coding sequence TTGGCGATTTCGGCGATCGACACGTCAGCGGTAATCAGTGGCATCAAGCTTGCGGCGGCGCAAACCGGCGTCGACTTCGACTATCTGCTCGCCGAAGCGACGGTCGAGAGCGGCCTCGATCCCGCCGCCGCCGCACCGACCAGCAGCGCCCGGGGGCTGTATCAATTCACCTCTGGGACATGGCTCGACACCGTCCGCAAGCACGGTGCCGAGCATGGCCTCGGCTGGGCCGCGGACGCTCTCAAGGCCGGGGCCGACCCGACGACGCGTGCCGCGATCCTCGACCTGCGCCGGGACCCGGGAGCCTCGGCCTCGATGGCGGCGGCACTGGCGTCGGACAACGGAAAGTCGCTCGAGCACCGCCCCGGGCGCGCCGCCGGGGCGACCGACCTGTACCTCGCGCACTTCCTCGGAGCGGGCGGTGCGGCGCGCTTCCTGAAGGCCCGCGACGCCGACCCGGCAGCGTCGGCGAGCGGCGCCGTCCTCCCCGCCGCAGCCCACGCCAACGCCGGCGTGTTCACCGCCAAGGGTGGCCGCGAACGCTCGCTCGCCGAGGTTTACGACCGTTTCAGCGCCAAGCTCGGAGCCACGTCCAGCAATCCGATAGTGGCCCGCGCTGAGCCGCAAACGACCGGCAATCCGGTGCCGCGAACCGGCAACTTCATGCCGGTCGACGCAACCCGCGCCGCGCGGACCGCCTACCTGCTGCTCGCCGAGTTCGGGGCATGA
- the flhA gene encoding flagellar biosynthesis protein FlhA → MTAAVAANAGGFTPRSALLPLGILTLVVLMVVPIPPLLLDIFFTLNLGVALIVLMVAINTRTPLDFSAFPTVLLFATLLRLSLNVASTRVVLVGGHKGTAAAGHVIEAFGSFLIGGDYIVGIFVFAILMIINLVVITKGAGRVSEVAARFTLDAMPGKQMAIDADMNAGLLTADQARIRRAEVSTEADFHGSMDGASKFVKGDAVAGVMILFINIVGGLVLGTVQHGLSLSVAAKTYILLAIGDGLVAQVPALLLSIAAAMIVTRVSSEHDLAGQISSQFASPAAWVPVAVILALLGALPGMPHLVLLPAAAGAGVAAWALSRKRPEPPPRVPAPADPATIDWEDVADSARVGLDLGYGLIALVDEARGAPLMARITAIRRSLSKSLGFVVPVVRVRDDIALSPQTYRILIDGVVIGEDQAWPDDVLALEAGPIDVAVPGRSVKDPSFGLDARWIDPGETDLATAAGYTVVDAATVIGTHLNTLLADRAALLLGQDEVQKLLDGLAASAPQLVSGLVPKLLPLATVTQVLQRLIEEGVPIRDLRGAVAALAAVAGRSADASELTELVRPALGGAIVQTLAGLREPLPAITLAPELEELLAASVRAAPGSGYPFDPALAGRVLDSLAEASGRQANPVAIVTASPVRRALFQLIRHRLPGTRVLSIFEIPDDRAIEVVATVGAADRPGSTGAADPPALPAPGA, encoded by the coding sequence ATGACCGCCGCTGTCGCCGCAAACGCCGGAGGCTTCACGCCGCGCTCGGCGCTGTTGCCGCTCGGCATCCTGACCCTCGTCGTGCTGATGGTGGTGCCGATCCCGCCGCTGCTGCTCGACATCTTCTTCACGCTCAATCTCGGCGTCGCGCTGATCGTGCTGATGGTGGCGATCAACACCCGGACGCCGCTCGATTTCTCGGCCTTCCCGACGGTGCTGCTGTTCGCGACGTTGCTCCGCCTCAGTCTCAACGTCGCCTCGACCCGGGTCGTGCTGGTCGGCGGCCATAAGGGCACCGCAGCGGCGGGCCATGTCATCGAGGCGTTCGGCAGCTTCCTGATCGGCGGCGACTACATCGTCGGCATCTTCGTCTTCGCGATCCTGATGATCATCAACCTCGTGGTCATCACCAAGGGTGCGGGACGGGTCTCGGAGGTCGCGGCGCGGTTCACGCTCGACGCCATGCCGGGCAAGCAGATGGCGATCGACGCCGACATGAACGCCGGGCTGCTGACCGCCGACCAGGCCCGCATCCGCCGCGCCGAAGTGTCGACCGAAGCCGACTTCCACGGCAGCATGGACGGCGCCTCCAAGTTCGTGAAGGGCGACGCCGTCGCGGGCGTGATGATCCTGTTCATCAACATTGTCGGCGGCCTGGTCCTCGGCACCGTCCAGCATGGCCTCAGCCTCAGCGTGGCAGCCAAGACCTATATCCTGCTCGCGATCGGCGACGGTCTGGTGGCGCAGGTGCCGGCGCTATTGCTGTCGATCGCCGCCGCGATGATCGTCACCCGGGTATCGTCGGAGCACGATCTCGCCGGCCAGATCAGCAGCCAGTTCGCCAGCCCCGCGGCGTGGGTTCCGGTGGCCGTCATCCTCGCGCTGCTCGGGGCATTGCCGGGGATGCCGCATCTCGTGCTGCTGCCCGCTGCCGCTGGAGCTGGGGTCGCCGCCTGGGCCCTGTCGCGGAAGCGGCCTGAGCCACCTCCACGCGTCCCGGCTCCCGCCGACCCCGCGACCATCGACTGGGAGGACGTTGCCGACAGCGCCCGCGTCGGGCTCGACCTGGGCTACGGCCTGATCGCGCTCGTCGACGAGGCGCGCGGTGCGCCGCTGATGGCCCGGATCACCGCGATCCGCCGCTCGCTGTCGAAGTCGCTGGGATTCGTCGTGCCGGTCGTCCGCGTCCGCGACGACATCGCGCTCAGCCCGCAGACCTACCGCATCCTGATCGACGGCGTCGTCATCGGCGAGGACCAGGCGTGGCCCGACGATGTGCTCGCGCTCGAGGCCGGGCCGATCGACGTCGCCGTGCCCGGCCGCTCCGTCAAGGACCCGAGCTTCGGCCTCGATGCGCGCTGGATCGACCCCGGTGAAACCGACCTCGCGACCGCGGCGGGCTACACGGTCGTCGACGCCGCGACGGTGATCGGCACACATCTGAACACGCTGCTTGCCGACCGCGCCGCGCTGCTGCTCGGGCAGGACGAGGTGCAGAAGCTGCTCGACGGGCTGGCGGCGAGCGCGCCGCAACTGGTGTCGGGGCTGGTGCCGAAGCTGCTGCCACTGGCGACGGTTACCCAGGTCCTGCAGCGGCTGATCGAGGAGGGCGTGCCGATCCGCGACCTGCGCGGTGCGGTGGCGGCACTCGCGGCGGTGGCTGGGCGCAGCGCGGATGCGTCCGAGCTGACCGAGTTGGTGCGCCCGGCGCTCGGCGGCGCGATCGTGCAGACGCTGGCTGGCCTGCGCGAACCGTTGCCCGCGATCACCCTCGCCCCCGAGCTCGAGGAACTGCTCGCCGCCTCGGTCCGCGCCGCGCCCGGATCGGGCTACCCGTTCGACCCGGCGCTGGCGGGCCGCGTCCTCGACAGCCTTGCCGAGGCCAGCGGGCGGCAGGCCAACCCCGTAGCCATCGTCACCGCGTCACCGGTTCGCCGCGCCCTGTTCCAGCTCATCCGCCACCGCCTGCCGGGCACCCGCGTGCTCAGCATCTTCGAGATCCCCGACGACCGCGCCATCGAGGTGGTGGCCACCGTCGGGGCCGCCGACCGACCCGGAAGCACCGGGGCCGCCGACCCACCTGCCCTTCCCGCCCCAGGAGCCTGA
- the fliA gene encoding RNA polymerase sigma factor FliA translates to MDARLGLEMTAYAPAALVRTDPEKLIGSHLGLVRRIAWHVHGRVSTAIPVEDLVQIGMVALIESARAFEDRGHAAFATYASVRIRGAMIDNLRKSATLVRSAIRRRREFGIVASRLSGHLGRPATDAEMAEALEMTVEAYRVAADTTHAVRYESIDDVYSDHSAWFADEAPDAFDNLARNDLRRAVTAAIGDLPAREALVLQLYYVEEMNLEEIGLTMNVGAARICQIKKSALDKVRVKLGEWEA, encoded by the coding sequence ATGGACGCTCGCCTCGGCCTTGAAATGACCGCCTACGCGCCCGCGGCGCTGGTCCGCACCGACCCTGAAAAGCTGATCGGCTCGCACCTCGGGCTGGTGCGGCGCATCGCGTGGCATGTCCACGGGCGCGTCTCGACCGCGATCCCGGTCGAGGACCTCGTCCAGATCGGCATGGTGGCGCTGATCGAATCGGCGCGCGCCTTCGAGGACCGGGGCCACGCCGCCTTCGCCACCTACGCCAGCGTCCGCATCCGCGGCGCGATGATCGACAACCTGCGTAAGTCCGCGACCCTGGTACGCAGCGCCATCCGCCGCCGCCGCGAATTCGGCATCGTCGCGTCGCGCCTGTCGGGCCATCTCGGCCGGCCGGCGACCGACGCCGAGATGGCGGAGGCACTCGAGATGACCGTCGAGGCCTACCGCGTCGCCGCCGATACCACCCACGCGGTGCGCTACGAGTCGATCGACGACGTCTATTCCGACCACAGCGCCTGGTTCGCCGACGAAGCCCCCGACGCCTTCGACAACCTCGCGCGGAACGACCTGCGCCGCGCCGTCACGGCGGCGATCGGCGACCTGCCGGCGCGCGAGGCGCTGGTGCTGCAACTGTATTACGTCGAGGAAATGAACCTCGAGGAGATCGGCCTGACCATGAACGTCGGCGCCGCGCGTATCTGCCAGATCAAGAAGAGCGCGCTCGACAAGGTGCGGGTGAAGCTGGGGGAGTGGGAGGCGTGA
- a CDS encoding YqgE/AlgH family protein: MEPPRYLVGQLLLSMPGIGDPRFERAVIAICVHDDDGAFGIVINNPLPALGVRELMTQLEVEPQATPEVAVRSGGPVEPGRGFVIHSLDWTGQSSIDVAGQFALTSTLDVLKAIADGTGPSRWVSALGYTGWDAGQLDEELTRHGWHSVPGDDKLIFGTPPEKCWPHAFAMAGINVGQLSASAGRA, from the coding sequence ATGGAGCCGCCGCGTTACCTCGTTGGACAGTTGCTGTTGTCGATGCCCGGCATCGGCGATCCGCGCTTCGAACGCGCGGTCATCGCGATCTGCGTCCACGACGACGACGGCGCGTTCGGCATCGTCATCAACAACCCGCTACCGGCCCTTGGTGTCCGTGAGTTGATGACCCAGCTCGAGGTGGAGCCGCAGGCGACTCCCGAGGTCGCCGTTCGTTCGGGCGGCCCGGTGGAGCCCGGACGTGGGTTCGTCATCCATTCGCTGGACTGGACCGGTCAGAGCAGTATCGACGTGGCCGGGCAGTTCGCACTGACCTCGACCCTCGATGTGCTCAAGGCAATCGCCGACGGCACCGGTCCGTCGCGCTGGGTCTCCGCGCTCGGCTACACCGGCTGGGATGCCGGCCAGCTCGACGAGGAACTCACCCGCCACGGCTGGCACAGCGTTCCTGGCGACGACAAGTTGATCTTCGGCACCCCGCCCGAGAAGTGCTGGCCGCACGCCTTTGCGATGGCGGGGATCAACGTCGGGCAGCTCAGCGCAAGCGCCGGGCGGGCCTAA